A genomic region of Kineococcus rhizosphaerae contains the following coding sequences:
- a CDS encoding GDSL-type esterase/lipase family protein, which translates to MSPSSANAEPKTLRIVAVGDSYTAGNGAGNYEDTDCFRSKDNWSSLYAQGRVSRGQTVLYDNAACSGSTISALVNGTNWNPATGSYSASKGGIQISHLGTRTDMVLMTFGGNDAGFATIVSDCLVKILPNYCNTALNRAERLTSDGTISNSLAEAVRRIRQATRTDTQIVIMGYPPLVAPNCLGVLPGVQVAHRIRKLSDKADEIQQAVVDAAARSNPNIKFIPVSGTFKWHAPGNALPAPTCSVNPVTWVNQFPALDTSKVPTWYHPNSDGQREYARLLTEAFPSWTPASWAGAGGGGSVGTPTPANKVPSAAFSSVRVDGVPGKVNLDASASSDPDGSIARYEWLYKGAVVATGKTASYAFGTADRAPSVTLRVTDDKGAAATTVKTLSLPNRAPVIGRPNPADGTIVGTNRPVLSTTVTDPDGDAVGFTYRITGYMVDKSSGPVSGGWTVPASTLDPGTKYDWTVTVTDGQGGSASAGRSLTVAMLPTAADVIATPSGKGYWQVASDGGVFTYGDAQFYGSVPGIPLHLTNIMGMARTPSGKGYWVVGSDGGVFSFGDAGFYGSLPGIGVHVGNIVDMVPTKTGRGYWLVGSDGGVFSFGDAQFFGSMGGQPLNRPVVGMAATASGNGYWLVAADGGVFSFGDAPFYGSMGGQPLSYPVVDMDVTPDGGGYWMTAEDGGVFTFGNAQFYGSMGGKPLNGRVTGMAVTPTGRGYWLNACDGGVFTFGDAPFLGSNPTYMCRGTNQG; encoded by the coding sequence ATGAGTCCCTCCTCGGCGAACGCAGAGCCCAAGACGCTGCGGATCGTCGCCGTAGGTGATTCTTACACCGCGGGCAACGGTGCGGGGAACTACGAAGACACCGACTGCTTCAGGAGCAAAGACAACTGGTCGAGCCTGTACGCGCAGGGACGTGTCTCGCGCGGCCAGACCGTCCTCTACGACAACGCGGCCTGCAGTGGCTCCACCATCAGCGCGCTCGTGAATGGCACGAACTGGAACCCCGCAACTGGTTCATACAGCGCCAGCAAGGGGGGAATCCAGATATCTCACCTGGGAACCCGTACGGACATGGTCCTCATGACGTTCGGTGGGAATGATGCAGGATTCGCCACGATCGTCAGCGACTGCTTGGTCAAAATCTTGCCCAACTACTGCAACACTGCACTCAACCGAGCCGAGAGGCTCACGAGCGACGGCACGATCAGCAACTCCCTCGCAGAGGCGGTCAGGCGCATCCGTCAGGCGACGCGAACCGATACGCAGATCGTCATCATGGGTTATCCACCGTTGGTTGCGCCCAACTGCCTCGGCGTACTTCCAGGTGTGCAGGTGGCTCATCGCATCCGTAAACTGAGCGACAAAGCGGACGAGATTCAGCAGGCTGTCGTCGATGCTGCCGCAAGATCGAACCCGAACATCAAGTTCATCCCCGTCAGCGGAACCTTCAAGTGGCACGCCCCCGGCAATGCTCTACCCGCTCCGACGTGTTCGGTGAACCCCGTGACGTGGGTCAATCAGTTCCCGGCGCTCGATACTTCGAAAGTGCCCACCTGGTACCACCCCAACAGCGACGGACAGCGGGAGTACGCGCGGCTGTTGACGGAAGCTTTTCCGTCATGGACCCCCGCTTCCTGGGCCGGTGCCGGGGGTGGTGGCAGCGTGGGCACCCCGACCCCTGCCAACAAGGTCCCGTCGGCGGCTTTCTCCTCCGTGCGAGTCGATGGAGTTCCTGGCAAGGTGAACCTGGACGCGAGTGCGTCCTCGGACCCGGACGGCAGCATCGCCAGGTACGAGTGGCTCTACAAGGGCGCGGTCGTCGCCACGGGCAAGACCGCGTCGTACGCCTTCGGCACCGCCGACCGGGCGCCGTCGGTGACGCTGCGCGTGACGGACGACAAGGGGGCTGCGGCGACGACGGTCAAGACGCTCAGCCTGCCCAACCGCGCACCCGTCATCGGCCGGCCCAACCCCGCCGACGGCACGATCGTGGGCACCAACCGGCCCGTGCTCAGCACGACGGTCACCGATCCCGACGGTGATGCCGTGGGCTTCACCTACCGGATCACGGGGTACATGGTCGACAAGTCCTCCGGTCCCGTCTCGGGCGGGTGGACGGTTCCGGCCAGCACCCTGGACCCGGGGACGAAGTACGACTGGACCGTCACCGTGACCGACGGGCAGGGCGGCTCGGCCTCGGCCGGGCGCAGCCTGACCGTCGCCATGCTGCCCACCGCCGCCGACGTCATCGCCACCCCCTCGGGCAAGGGGTACTGGCAGGTGGCCAGCGACGGAGGTGTCTTCACCTACGGCGACGCGCAGTTCTACGGTTCGGTGCCCGGCATCCCGTTGCACCTGACGAACATCATGGGCATGGCCCGCACGCCCTCGGGCAAGGGGTACTGGGTCGTCGGGTCCGACGGGGGCGTGTTCAGCTTCGGGGACGCCGGTTTCTACGGCTCGCTGCCCGGCATCGGCGTCCACGTCGGCAACATCGTCGACATGGTGCCCACCAAGACCGGCCGCGGGTACTGGCTCGTGGGGTCCGACGGCGGGGTCTTCAGCTTCGGGGACGCGCAGTTCTTCGGGTCGATGGGTGGGCAGCCCCTGAACCGGCCGGTCGTCGGGATGGCGGCCACGGCCAGCGGCAACGGGTACTGGCTCGTGGCCGCTGACGGAGGTGTCTTCTCCTTCGGGGACGCCCCGTTCTACGGATCGATGGGCGGGCAACCCCTCAGCTACCCCGTCGTCGACATGGACGTGACCCCGGACGGTGGCGGGTACTGGATGACGGCCGAGGACGGCGGGGTGTTCACCTTCGGCAACGCCCAGTTCTACGGGTCGATGGGCGGCAAACCGCTGAACGGCCGGGTGACCGGCATGGCCGTGACCCCCACGGGCCGGGGGTACTGGCTCAACGCCTGCGACGGCGGGGTGTTCACCTTCGGGGACGCGCCGTTCCTGGGGTCGAACCCGACGTACATGTGCCGGGGGACCAACCAGGGGTAG
- a CDS encoding fibronectin type III domain-containing protein: MRARPRSTGPRHRRPQRGLSRLALALAVALAPVTVAAGPPSTAVAAARAVTAPSAPTSVTVTTSGTSATLSWGAPAGTGGAAITGYVVARDGKDSTGYGAWSGTVAATARSATFNQLVPGATYRLSVRAVNSAGAGTSTTVAVTMTSATALASAPTSVTVTPAASGGTATLAWAPPKASGGAAVSGYRVARDGTDSTGTGAWSTTVAATARQQLFGNLVPGRTYTFTVAAVTSLGTGTAAAVTAVVPTPSPSGQPMPVGNLTGWKQVFAEDFTADLPPGGWPGAYSGRFEPYDWGTPDTGKQGVWKTSKVFSAKGGVGDYYLHSENGVPQSAALIPKVGGKNADQVYGRYSVRFRVDPGMAGWSSAWLLWPQDDGDPATSEWPDKGEIDWPEGELDGEIQGFMHYANPAGGQDDFHSGVAFNSGWHTTTTEWTAGQVKFFLDGRLVGTSTRQVPAGPMHWVLQSETAYGKKPTTAGHIQIDWVVQYAPA; this comes from the coding sequence ATGCGCGCACGACCCCGCTCCACCGGCCCGCGCCACCGCCGCCCGCAGCGCGGCCTGTCGCGGCTCGCCCTCGCGCTGGCCGTGGCCCTGGCGCCCGTCACGGTCGCCGCCGGGCCGCCGTCGACCGCCGTCGCGGCCGCCCGGGCCGTCACGGCCCCCTCCGCCCCCACCTCGGTGACCGTGACGACCTCCGGGACGTCGGCGACGCTGTCCTGGGGCGCACCGGCCGGCACCGGGGGCGCCGCGATCACCGGCTACGTCGTGGCCCGCGACGGCAAGGACTCCACCGGGTACGGCGCCTGGAGCGGCACGGTCGCCGCCACCGCCCGGTCGGCGACCTTCAACCAGCTCGTCCCCGGCGCCACCTACCGGCTGTCCGTACGGGCCGTGAACTCCGCCGGGGCGGGGACGAGCACCACGGTCGCGGTGACGATGACCTCTGCGACGGCGCTCGCGAGCGCCCCGACGTCCGTGACGGTGACCCCCGCGGCGAGCGGCGGCACCGCGACCCTGGCCTGGGCGCCCCCGAAGGCCTCCGGCGGCGCCGCCGTCTCGGGGTACCGGGTCGCCCGCGACGGGACCGACAGCACCGGCACCGGGGCGTGGAGCACGACGGTGGCGGCCACGGCGCGCCAGCAGCTCTTCGGCAACCTCGTCCCCGGCCGGACGTACACCTTCACCGTCGCCGCCGTCACGTCGCTCGGCACCGGGACGGCTGCCGCGGTCACGGCCGTCGTCCCCACCCCCTCGCCCTCCGGCCAGCCGATGCCCGTGGGGAACCTGACCGGCTGGAAGCAGGTCTTCGCCGAGGACTTCACCGCCGACCTGCCCCCGGGCGGGTGGCCGGGGGCGTACTCGGGACGGTTCGAACCCTACGACTGGGGAACCCCCGACACCGGGAAGCAGGGCGTCTGGAAGACCTCCAAGGTGTTCTCCGCCAAGGGCGGCGTCGGTGACTACTACCTGCACAGCGAGAACGGCGTCCCGCAGTCGGCGGCGCTGATCCCGAAGGTGGGCGGCAAGAACGCCGACCAGGTGTACGGCCGGTACTCGGTGCGCTTCAGGGTGGACCCCGGGATGGCCGGCTGGTCCAGCGCCTGGCTGCTGTGGCCGCAGGACGACGGCGACCCGGCCACCAGCGAGTGGCCGGACAAGGGGGAGATCGACTGGCCCGAGGGCGAGCTCGACGGCGAGATCCAGGGGTTCATGCACTACGCGAACCCGGCAGGCGGCCAGGACGACTTCCACTCCGGCGTCGCTTTCAACTCCGGGTGGCACACGACGACGACCGAGTGGACCGCGGGGCAGGTGAAGTTCTTCCTCGACGGCCGGCTCGTGGGCACGTCCACCCGTCAGGTGCCCGCCGGCCCCATGCACTGGGTCCTGCAGTCCGAGACCGCGTACGGGAAGAAACCCACGACGGCGGGGCACATCCAGATCGACTGGGTCGTGCAGTACGCGCCAGCCTGA
- the leuS gene encoding leucine--tRNA ligase has translation MTQDVGQHAQEQTEEQDGQRYDAFALQDKWLPVWDELKPFRSGEPGDTRPKKYVLDMFPYPSGDLHMGHAEAYALGDVIARYWLQRGFDVMHPIGWDAFGLPAENAAIKRGLDPRRWTYDNIAQQRASMRRYACSFDWDRVLHTSDPEYYKWNQWLFLKLYEKGLAYRKDSLVNWDPVDQTVLANEQVLPDGTSERSGAKVVKKKLTQWYFRITEYADRLLDDLDTLEGQWPAKVISMQRNWIGRSTGAEVEFAIEGRDEPVTVYTTRPDTLHGATFMVVAADSDLAEELAAGSAPEVREQFEAYRTRVQETSDMDRLASEREKTGVDLGRFALNPVNGEKLPIWAADYVLADYGTGAIMAVPAHDQRDLDFARTFGLPVRVVVDVRDGDGNPLPDPAVSGEATAGDGVLVNSGPLDGLDKKAGIAQAIELLAEQGKGRPAKNYRLRDWLISRQRYWGTPIPIVHTETGEVPVPEDQLPVLLPPSEGLNLTPKGTSPLGAAEHWVNVPSPVDGSPARRDPDTMDTFVDSSWYYLRFVSPHDDTKAFDTDLIGQWGPIDQYVGGVTHAILHLLYARFITKVLHDLGYVPFDEPFTRLLNQGMVQMEGSAMSKSKGNIVRLSDQLEEHGVDAIRLTMAFAGPPEDDIDWADVSPSGSAKFLGRAWRLARDVTSAAGADPATGDLALRQVTHRTLHEVAQHVEAYRFNVAVARVMELVNATRKAIDSGPGAGDAAVREATEAVAIVLSLFAPYVAEDMWSLLGHEPAVARAGWPAVDEALLVEDTVTCVVQVKGKVRDRLEVAPDITAEALQELAMASDKVRAAIEGRSVRTVIVRAPKLVNVVTA, from the coding sequence ATGACGCAGGACGTTGGGCAGCACGCCCAGGAGCAGACCGAGGAGCAGGACGGCCAGCGCTACGACGCGTTCGCCCTGCAGGACAAGTGGTTGCCGGTCTGGGACGAGCTGAAGCCGTTCCGCAGCGGGGAGCCGGGGGACACCCGGCCCAAGAAGTACGTGCTCGACATGTTCCCCTACCCCTCCGGCGACCTGCACATGGGCCACGCCGAGGCGTACGCGCTGGGTGACGTCATCGCGCGGTACTGGCTGCAGCGCGGTTTCGACGTCATGCACCCCATCGGCTGGGACGCGTTCGGGCTGCCGGCCGAGAACGCCGCCATCAAGCGCGGCCTGGACCCGCGGCGGTGGACGTACGACAACATCGCCCAGCAGCGCGCCTCGATGCGCCGCTACGCGTGCTCGTTCGACTGGGACCGCGTCCTGCACACGTCCGACCCCGAGTACTACAAGTGGAACCAGTGGCTGTTCCTGAAGCTGTACGAGAAGGGCCTGGCCTACCGCAAGGACTCCCTGGTCAACTGGGACCCGGTCGACCAGACGGTCCTGGCCAACGAGCAGGTGCTGCCCGACGGCACGTCGGAGCGCTCCGGTGCGAAGGTCGTGAAGAAGAAGCTGACCCAGTGGTACTTCCGGATCACCGAGTACGCCGACCGGCTGCTGGACGACCTGGACACCCTGGAGGGCCAGTGGCCCGCCAAAGTCATCTCGATGCAGCGCAACTGGATCGGGCGCTCCACCGGCGCTGAGGTCGAGTTCGCCATCGAGGGCCGCGACGAGCCGGTCACCGTCTACACGACCCGTCCCGACACCTTGCACGGTGCGACGTTCATGGTCGTGGCCGCCGACTCCGACCTGGCCGAGGAACTGGCCGCCGGGTCGGCGCCGGAGGTCCGCGAGCAGTTCGAGGCCTACCGCACCCGGGTGCAGGAGACCTCCGACATGGACCGGCTGGCCTCCGAGCGCGAGAAGACCGGCGTCGACCTGGGCCGCTTCGCGCTCAACCCCGTCAACGGCGAGAAGCTGCCGATCTGGGCCGCCGACTACGTCCTGGCCGACTACGGCACGGGCGCCATCATGGCCGTCCCCGCCCACGACCAGCGGGACCTGGACTTCGCGCGCACCTTCGGCCTGCCCGTGCGGGTCGTCGTCGACGTGCGCGACGGCGACGGGAACCCGCTGCCCGACCCGGCCGTGTCCGGCGAGGCGACCGCGGGCGACGGCGTGCTGGTCAACTCCGGCCCGCTGGACGGGCTGGACAAGAAGGCCGGCATCGCGCAGGCGATCGAGCTGCTGGCCGAGCAGGGCAAGGGCCGGCCGGCGAAGAACTACCGGCTGCGCGACTGGCTGATCTCCCGGCAACGCTACTGGGGCACCCCCATCCCGATCGTGCACACCGAGACCGGTGAGGTCCCCGTCCCCGAGGACCAGCTGCCCGTCCTGCTGCCGCCGTCGGAGGGGCTGAACCTCACCCCCAAGGGCACCTCCCCGCTGGGGGCGGCCGAGCACTGGGTGAACGTGCCCAGCCCCGTCGACGGCAGCCCCGCGCGCCGGGACCCGGACACGATGGACACCTTCGTGGACTCCTCCTGGTACTACCTGCGGTTCGTGTCCCCGCACGACGACACCAAGGCGTTCGACACGGACCTGATCGGCCAGTGGGGCCCGATCGACCAGTACGTCGGCGGCGTGACCCACGCGATCCTGCACCTGCTGTACGCGCGGTTCATCACCAAGGTGCTGCACGACCTGGGCTACGTGCCCTTCGACGAACCCTTCACCCGCCTGCTGAACCAGGGCATGGTGCAGATGGAGGGCTCGGCGATGAGCAAGTCGAAGGGCAACATCGTCCGGCTCTCCGACCAGCTGGAGGAGCACGGCGTCGACGCGATCCGGCTGACGATGGCGTTCGCGGGCCCGCCCGAGGACGACATCGACTGGGCCGACGTGTCCCCGTCGGGGTCGGCGAAGTTCCTGGGCCGGGCGTGGCGGCTGGCGCGCGACGTGACCTCGGCCGCGGGGGCCGACCCGGCGACGGGTGACCTGGCCCTGCGGCAGGTGACGCACCGGACGCTGCACGAGGTCGCCCAGCACGTCGAGGCGTACCGCTTCAACGTCGCCGTCGCCCGCGTCATGGAACTGGTCAACGCGACCCGCAAGGCCATCGACTCCGGTCCCGGCGCGGGCGATGCGGCCGTGCGGGAGGCCACCGAGGCCGTCGCGATCGTGCTGTCCCTGTTCGCCCCGTACGTGGCCGAGGACATGTGGTCGTTGCTGGGCCACGAACCGGCCGTCGCCCGTGCCGGCTGGCCCGCGGTCGACGAGGCGCTGCTGGTCGAGGACACCGTGACGTGCGTCGTGCAGGTCAAGGGCAAGGTCCGCGACCGTCTGGAGGTGGCGCCCGACATCACGGCCGAGGCGTTGCAGGAACTGGCGATGGCCTCGGACAAGGTGCGCGCCGCGATCGAGGGCCGGAGCGTGCGGACCGTCATCGTCCGCGCGCCGAAGCTGGTCAACGTCGTCACCGCCTGA
- a CDS encoding protein kinase domain-containing protein — translation MSAPGAGAPLAAHPDLEVLGVLGTGGVGTVHRVRDVASGALLAWKVWHEPLSEHDHRRFEAECALHTALSGHPHVTRLVGHARPGPGERAWITTELHETSLQDWLAEHRPTSTQWHVLVTDLLSGLGAVHAAGHVHRDVKPANVLLRAGRWSLTDLGLVMPVDGTTRDAPAGTPYYLAPELGRPGAVPGPRSDVYSTALTLLQVHDRLADPENLPPAVERVLTRAASVHPADRPADAHDLHRRLVAAAAGQAPAGVPPVPTGAARDRTRREVRLSALGAALVACLVLTGSTAASTTAAGCPVTTTVDAVVPGPGPGLTEVSHLGYAVHGHLSLELSGRVAPELVAAGPGSLWIVSFPRRLPVGHDGRPGSQTWYPLGVVRPDGDGCFQTDPLQLSSYAAAQGIVFDVALARLSPQRQRQATAWLAENSADGWRPLPADVEPLSTFVVDSGPFEVL, via the coding sequence GTGAGCGCGCCCGGCGCCGGCGCACCGCTGGCCGCGCACCCCGACCTGGAGGTCCTGGGCGTCCTGGGCACCGGAGGGGTGGGCACCGTCCACCGCGTCCGGGACGTCGCCTCCGGTGCGCTGCTGGCGTGGAAGGTGTGGCACGAGCCGCTCAGCGAGCACGACCACCGGCGCTTCGAGGCCGAGTGCGCCCTGCACACCGCACTGTCCGGGCACCCGCACGTGACCCGGCTCGTCGGGCACGCCCGGCCCGGACCCGGTGAGCGTGCCTGGATCACGACCGAGCTGCACGAGACGTCGCTGCAGGACTGGCTGGCCGAGCACCGCCCGACGTCCACCCAGTGGCACGTCCTCGTGACGGACCTGCTGTCCGGTCTGGGGGCCGTCCACGCCGCCGGGCACGTCCACCGCGACGTGAAACCCGCCAACGTCCTGCTGAGGGCGGGACGCTGGTCGTTGACCGACCTCGGGCTGGTGATGCCCGTCGACGGCACGACGCGCGACGCGCCGGCGGGCACGCCGTACTACCTCGCCCCCGAACTGGGCCGCCCCGGGGCCGTGCCCGGGCCGCGCAGCGACGTCTACTCCACCGCGCTGACCCTGCTGCAGGTGCACGACCGCCTCGCCGACCCCGAGAACCTGCCCCCGGCGGTCGAGCGGGTCCTGACCCGGGCCGCCTCGGTGCACCCGGCCGACCGGCCCGCCGACGCCCACGACCTGCACCGGCGGCTCGTGGCGGCCGCCGCGGGGCAGGCTCCGGCCGGCGTCCCGCCCGTCCCCACCGGTGCGGCGAGGGACCGGACCCGGCGCGAGGTGCGGCTGAGCGCGCTGGGAGCCGCCCTCGTCGCCTGCCTCGTGCTGACGGGCAGCACCGCCGCGAGCACGACGGCTGCCGGCTGCCCGGTGACGACCACCGTCGACGCGGTGGTCCCCGGCCCCGGACCCGGTCTCACCGAGGTCAGCCACCTCGGCTACGCCGTCCACGGTCACCTCTCCCTGGAGCTGTCGGGCCGGGTCGCGCCGGAGCTGGTCGCGGCCGGCCCTGGGTCGCTGTGGATCGTCTCCTTCCCCCGGCGCCTGCCCGTCGGCCACGACGGGCGACCCGGCAGCCAGACGTGGTACCCGCTGGGCGTGGTGCGGCCCGACGGGGACGGCTGCTTCCAGACCGACCCGCTGCAGCTCAGCTCCTACGCCGCGGCCCAGGGCATCGTGTTCGACGTGGCCCTGGCCCGCCTGAGCCCCCAGCGGCAGCGGCAGGCCACGGCGTGGCTCGCGGAGAACTCCGCGGACGGGTGGCGGCCCCTGCCGGCCGACGTGGAGCCGTTGAGCACGTTCGTCGTCGACTCCGGGCCGTTCGAGGTGCTCTGA
- a CDS encoding NAD(P)H-binding protein, with translation MIVTTGATGALNGRTTEKLLEVLPADRIGVSVRDVTRAQSLAERGVRVRQGSYTDPAALRHSFEDAEQVLLVSTSDPHADGVALHRNGIEAAQAVGARRVLYTSHQGAHPDTPFHPGRDHAGTEAALAESGVAWTSLRNGFYAHSLDWFLGPWQRTGTIAAPADGPTSWTHREDAADAAAVLLAGAPVDGPVTLTAREAVTFEDIAAVLTELTGRTVRRVVVDDEEWVADSVAAGTPEPMARFVLSYFQAARAGFFAGTDPALGDLLGREPRTVRDLLATRV, from the coding sequence GTGATCGTCACCACCGGCGCGACCGGCGCGCTGAACGGCCGCACCACCGAGAAGCTGCTGGAGGTCCTGCCCGCCGACCGGATCGGCGTCAGCGTCCGCGACGTGACCAGGGCGCAGTCCCTGGCCGAGCGCGGGGTGCGCGTGCGCCAGGGCTCCTACACCGACCCCGCCGCCCTGCGGCACTCCTTCGAGGACGCCGAGCAGGTGCTGCTCGTGTCCACGAGCGACCCGCACGCCGACGGCGTCGCGCTCCACCGCAACGGGATCGAGGCGGCGCAGGCCGTCGGCGCCCGGCGGGTGCTGTACACCAGCCACCAGGGCGCCCACCCCGACACGCCCTTCCATCCCGGCCGCGACCACGCCGGGACCGAAGCGGCCCTGGCCGAGTCCGGGGTCGCGTGGACGTCGCTGCGCAACGGGTTCTACGCCCACTCCCTCGACTGGTTCCTCGGACCCTGGCAGCGGACCGGCACCATCGCCGCCCCCGCCGACGGACCCACGTCGTGGACGCACCGCGAGGACGCGGCCGACGCCGCGGCCGTCCTGCTGGCCGGGGCCCCCGTGGACGGGCCCGTCACCCTCACCGCGCGCGAGGCGGTGACGTTCGAGGACATCGCGGCGGTCCTGACCGAGCTGACCGGCCGCACCGTCCGCCGCGTCGTCGTGGACGACGAGGAGTGGGTCGCGGACTCGGTGGCCGCGGGCACCCCCGAGCCGATGGCCCGGTTCGTGCTGTCGTACTTCCAGGCCGCGCGCGCCGGGTTCTTCGCCGGGACCGACCCGGCGCTGGGCGACCTGCTGGGCCGCGAACCCCGCACCGTGCGGGACCTGCTCGCCACGCGGGTGTGA
- a CDS encoding GNAT family N-acetyltransferase, with the protein MPVTVLPPPTPRLVLRRWTAADRGPFAALNADPEVMRYFPSVLDRAASDALADYCDGCFDRLGFGLSAVEHAGEFVGFTGLHRMRWYPDEVEIGWRLARPAWNRGFATEAARAWVEVARGLGLPRLISIVDPDNAASLAVTRKLGMVEGWRAEEEGRPHVVTVLEL; encoded by the coding sequence GTGCCGGTGACCGTCCTGCCGCCGCCCACCCCGCGCCTCGTGCTGCGGCGGTGGACGGCGGCCGACCGCGGACCCTTCGCGGCGCTGAACGCCGACCCGGAGGTCATGCGGTACTTCCCGTCGGTGCTGGACCGGGCGGCCTCGGACGCGCTGGCCGACTACTGCGACGGGTGCTTCGACCGGCTGGGTTTCGGTCTGTCCGCCGTGGAGCACGCGGGGGAGTTCGTCGGTTTCACCGGGCTGCACCGGATGCGCTGGTACCCCGACGAGGTGGAGATCGGCTGGCGGCTGGCCCGCCCCGCCTGGAACCGGGGGTTCGCGACCGAGGCGGCGCGCGCCTGGGTCGAGGTCGCCCGCGGGCTGGGCCTGCCGCGCCTGATCTCGATCGTCGACCCGGACAACGCGGCCAGCCTCGCTGTGACCCGCAAGCTCGGGATGGTCGAGGGCTGGCGGGCCGAGGAGGAGGGGCGCCCGCACGTGGTGACGGTCCTGGAGCTCTGA